The DNA segment TTTTCCCATCTACCTTCACATTCTTTTTAAAATAATTCTGACTCCGCTCCGACATCAAAACCGATTCGCTAACTTCCGCTTTAATGCCGTTGCGCTCCACAAAACCCGAGATATAAGTGCGCGAAGAGAGGAACTTATTAGTAGATTCCCCTTCGCGTATATGCATCATCCCCTCGTATCCCACATAACGCGTAAGGGCAGCCCCCAGTAAAATAACAATAAACGACATGTGAAACAATAAAATAGATATTTTGCCTTTCTTCCATAACTGTGGCTTGCTAAGGTTTAATAACATATTGATGCCCAACAGGACGAATATACCTTCAAACCACCACGAATCATAATACAATGCTTTAGCCGCATTTGTTCCAAAATCATTTTCAACAAAAGTGGCAATGCCCATCGACGCAGCCAAAACTAAAAATAAGGTTCCCATTAAATAGGGAGCCGAAAGAAATGCAAGTATTTTTTTCATTCTTAAAACAATTTTGCAAACCCCAAATATTCCGAGCATATCACAATTTCAAAATTCAGATTAAAAAGCCATTATTAATAATATTGCTTCATGTATATTTTAGAACTGTGAATAATTTTCTCGGGCCATTCCGGCTTTTTTATTTTTGTGGGTGAATGTAGCAATAATTTATTTTGATTGCGATACTAAAAGCTATATTTACACCTATGAAAACAAACAATAGTTTACTGCTTAAGTTCATCCACCGCTATGTGTCGGATAAAATGGACACCGTAGATGCAGGCCACAACATGGGACATATTGAAAGAGTACGAACCAATGCCCTGAAAATAAACAAAATTGAGAAGGCGGATACTTTTTTGGTTGAAGCCGGCGCATTGCTCCACGACCTTACGGATGAAAAACTATTTAACAAAAGCGTAGCCGAGTGCGAGCTGAATTTATTTTTACAACAAATTGGGTTAGACGATAGAACCATAAAGCTTCTTAATAACATTATCCGTTCTGTATCCTTTGGTGCCGAATTCGATGGAACATATCCACTCACACCTGAACAAAAAGTGGTACGCGATGCCGATCGGCTGGACGCATTGGGAGCCATTGGTATTGCCCGCACTTTTCATTACGGAGGCAGCAGAAACAGACAGATATACAACAAAACTGTAGCCCCTCAAAAATACCATAACACCTGCGAATACAGAAACAACAACTCCCCTACCATCAATCATTTTTACGAGAAACTACTCTTACTCAAAGACCGAATGGAAACATCTACAGGAAAAAAGATGGCGCTGCAAAGACACAGCTACATGATACTTTTTTTAAAACAATTTTACCTGGAATTAGGCGAAGAGGGCTTTTTGATCCCTCCAACAAAATAACCCTAATGTTTTTTTCACAAATCATTATCTTTGTCTACGCTTAATCAATCGACACACGCTACGTAATGACCGCAAAAAAAAGAAAATCCAAATTAAAGCCTGCATCCCGAAGAAAATCTTCGACAAAAACCCGTACGCATAACTCATGGCAAAAGAAGGTATTTATTTTATCTCTAAAGGCAGGAGCCGTGATGGGTGGAGCAGTGTTTGTTTTTCTGCTGTTGGTGTACCTGGGTTTTTTTGGCCGCCTACCCAACAAAACTGAGCTGGCTCAAATAGATAACGATGTGGCCTCGGAGGTATATGCCGAGGGTTCAGTTTTGATGGGCAAATATTACTACCAGAACAGGATGAGCATTGAGAACAAGCGTATCTCCAAGCATGTTAAAAATGCGCTGGTAGCCACCGAGGACAAACGGTTTTTTGAACACGAAGGCTTTGATATTTTTAGCCTCGGCCGGGTATTGTTTAAAACCATATTGCTACAAAATAAATCGCAGGGAGGCGGAAGCACCATAAGCCAGCAACTGGCCAAAAATTTATATCCGCGCAAAAACTACGGGCCTTTCTCTATGCCCATCAATAAATCTAAAGAAATATTTATTGCTTCGCGGCTCGAAGACGTGTATTCAAAAGAAGATATCCTAACCTTATATTTAAATACCGTACCTTTTGGCGAAGATGTGTACGGCATCGAGGCCGCATCGCAACGTTATTTCAACAAGCATTCCTCGCACTTGCAAGCCAAAGAAGCTGCCGTACTTGTAGGAATGCTGGCCGCCAACACGGCTTACAACCCAAGGGTAAACGCGCAGAACTCGCTAAAAAGAAGAAATCTTGTACTGGACCGGATGACAGAGTTCGGGTTTCTTGCTGCGGATGAGGCCGAGGAACTAAAAAAAGCCGATTTGGGATTGAACTACCGTAGAATAGATCACAACACCGGTATTGCACCTTACTTTAGAGAACTTATACGCAAAAAAGTGGAGGGAATTTTAAGTGATACGTACGGCGATGAATACAACTTGTACAAAGATGGCCTAAAAATATATACCACCATTGACCCTACCCTGCAGCAATATGCCAATGAAGCTGTACAACAACATATGGCAGTTTTGCAAACCCAATTTAAAAATCATTGGAAAAACAGAGATCCCTGGAAAAATCAACCGGCTGTTTTTGATAATGCACTTCACGCATCAGCGCGTTATAAAAAGCTTAAAGCTTCGGGTAAATCAGAAGATGAAATTCGGTCTGAGATGGAAAAGCTAAAGGAGATGATCGTATTTGCCTATCCCAACGAAAAAAAAGTAAAGCTCTCCCCTATCGATTCCATCAAACATTATTTAAAAATTTTAAATACCGGTTTTATGGTAATGGATCCGCATAACGGCCAAATACTATCGTGGGTTGGCGGCGTTAACCATAAATATTTTCAGTACGATCATGTTACTTCGCGACGCCAGGTGGGCTCCACATTTAAACCTATAGTGTATGCAGCGGCACTGATGGACGGAATGAGTCCCTGCGATTATTTCTCAAACGAAAGACGCATATACCATCAATACGACGATTGGTCGCCCACCAATTCAAATGGAGACCACCTGGGGTATTACTCCATGAAGGGTGGTCTGGCCAATTCCGTTAACACCATCACGGCCGAAATTATGATTAAAACAGGAGTTGACAAGGTGCTTAAACTCGCTAAAAATATGGGGATACACTCTAGTTTACCCCCCGTACCCTCCATCAGCTTGGGAACCGGCGAAATATCCCTGCAGGAAATGCTGAGCGTGTACGCCTGTTTTGCTAATAATGGCAGCAAGATAGAACCCTTTGGCCTGCTGCGCATCGAAGACAGAACTGGCAAAGTTTTGTACCAACACGAACCACAGATTAAAGGTTTTCCGGTTATGGACAGGCAAACTACAGATTTGATGAACTACATGCTTCAGGAGGTGGTTAACAACGGTACTGCCCGCAGTTTGCGCTCGACATATAGACTCAGAAGCCAAATGGCAGGCAAAACAGGCACTACTCAAAATAATGCCGACGGATGGTTTATCGGATACACCCCCAGCTTAGTGGCCGGGGCATGGGTAGGCGCGCAAAGCCCTGCGGTACATTTTCGTAGCACAGCGTTGGGGCAAGGCGCGCATATGGCATTGCCTATTTATGGTATTTTTATGCGTAAAGTGGAGCAGGATCCCAATTACAGAAAGTATACGAATGCACGATTCTCCAATCTGAACGAAGATCTTTTGGCCATGGTAGATTGTGCCAATTTTTCCGAGGATAACCCCGACCGTTCCTTTTTTGACAATATTTTCAGATGGGGAAAGAAAGATCCGGATCCACGTAAACTAAAACCAA comes from the Saccharicrinis carchari genome and includes:
- a CDS encoding HD domain-containing protein, yielding MKTNNSLLLKFIHRYVSDKMDTVDAGHNMGHIERVRTNALKINKIEKADTFLVEAGALLHDLTDEKLFNKSVAECELNLFLQQIGLDDRTIKLLNNIIRSVSFGAEFDGTYPLTPEQKVVRDADRLDALGAIGIARTFHYGGSRNRQIYNKTVAPQKYHNTCEYRNNNSPTINHFYEKLLLLKDRMETSTGKKMALQRHSYMILFLKQFYLELGEEGFLIPPTK
- a CDS encoding transglycosylase domain-containing protein, with the protein product MTAKKRKSKLKPASRRKSSTKTRTHNSWQKKVFILSLKAGAVMGGAVFVFLLLVYLGFFGRLPNKTELAQIDNDVASEVYAEGSVLMGKYYYQNRMSIENKRISKHVKNALVATEDKRFFEHEGFDIFSLGRVLFKTILLQNKSQGGGSTISQQLAKNLYPRKNYGPFSMPINKSKEIFIASRLEDVYSKEDILTLYLNTVPFGEDVYGIEAASQRYFNKHSSHLQAKEAAVLVGMLAANTAYNPRVNAQNSLKRRNLVLDRMTEFGFLAADEAEELKKADLGLNYRRIDHNTGIAPYFRELIRKKVEGILSDTYGDEYNLYKDGLKIYTTIDPTLQQYANEAVQQHMAVLQTQFKNHWKNRDPWKNQPAVFDNALHASARYKKLKASGKSEDEIRSEMEKLKEMIVFAYPNEKKVKLSPIDSIKHYLKILNTGFMVMDPHNGQILSWVGGVNHKYFQYDHVTSRRQVGSTFKPIVYAAALMDGMSPCDYFSNERRIYHQYDDWSPTNSNGDHLGYYSMKGGLANSVNTITAEIMIKTGVDKVLKLAKNMGIHSSLPPVPSISLGTGEISLQEMLSVYACFANNGSKIEPFGLLRIEDRTGKVLYQHEPQIKGFPVMDRQTTDLMNYMLQEVVNNGTARSLRSTYRLRSQMAGKTGTTQNNADGWFIGYTPSLVAGAWVGAQSPAVHFRSTALGQGAHMALPIYGIFMRKVEQDPNYRKYTNARFSNLNEDLLAMVDCANFSEDNPDRSFFDNIFRWGKKDPDPRKLKPTDEEDKDEEERSKKRKGLLNRMKDLFKKK